One Mesorhizobium loti genomic window carries:
- a CDS encoding 2-hydroxyacid dehydrogenase, whose product MAGKKKPLVVITRKLPDPVETRMRELFDARLNVEDRPMTQPELVAAVKEADVLVPTVTDHIDAALIAQAGENLKLIANFGNGVDKIDVTAAAKKGITVTNTPNVLTEDTADMTMALMLAVPRRLAEGANVLTGDKKWAGWSPTWMLGRRIWGKRLGIVGMGRIGTAVARRAKAFGLSIHYHNRHRVLPAVEDELEATYWESLDQMLARMDIISVNCPSTPATFHLLSARRLALLQPTAYIVNTARGDIIDEDALVKLVQDGKLAGAGLDVYEHEPALNAKLLKLAARNKVVLLPHMGSATLEGRIDMGEKVIINIRAFVDGHRPPDRVLPLRT is encoded by the coding sequence ATGGCAGGCAAAAAGAAGCCTCTCGTGGTCATCACGCGAAAGCTGCCCGACCCGGTCGAGACCCGCATGCGTGAGCTGTTCGACGCCAGGCTGAATGTCGAGGACCGGCCGATGACGCAGCCGGAACTGGTTGCGGCGGTCAAGGAAGCCGACGTGCTTGTGCCGACGGTGACCGATCACATCGACGCGGCGCTGATCGCCCAGGCCGGCGAGAACCTCAAGCTGATCGCCAATTTCGGCAACGGTGTCGACAAGATCGACGTGACGGCGGCGGCCAAGAAGGGCATCACCGTCACCAACACGCCCAATGTGCTGACCGAAGACACTGCCGACATGACCATGGCGCTGATGCTCGCGGTGCCGCGACGCCTGGCGGAAGGCGCCAATGTGCTGACCGGCGACAAGAAATGGGCCGGCTGGTCGCCGACCTGGATGCTCGGCCGGCGCATCTGGGGCAAGCGGCTCGGCATTGTCGGCATGGGCCGTATCGGCACCGCCGTTGCCAGGCGGGCCAAGGCCTTCGGCCTTTCCATCCACTACCACAACCGCCACCGCGTATTGCCGGCGGTCGAGGACGAACTGGAGGCGACCTATTGGGAGAGCCTTGACCAGATGCTGGCCCGCATGGACATCATCTCGGTCAATTGTCCGTCGACGCCGGCGACCTTTCATCTCCTGTCGGCGCGGCGGTTGGCGCTGCTGCAGCCCACGGCCTACATCGTCAACACCGCGCGCGGCGACATCATCGACGAGGATGCGCTGGTCAAGCTGGTCCAGGACGGCAAGCTCGCCGGCGCCGGCCTCGACGTCTACGAGCATGAGCCGGCGCTCAATGCCAAGCTGCTCAAGCTCGCCGCCAGAAACAAGGTCGTGCTTTTGCCGCATATGGGCTCGGCGACGCTCGAGGGCCGCATCGATATGGGCGAGAAGGTCATCATCAACATCCGGGCCTTCGTTGACGGTCACCGTCCCCCGGATCGTGTGCTACCGCTCAGAACGTGA
- a CDS encoding GCN5-like N-acetyltransferase produces MERTVPLSIDRIAADFSRWDEVLALIMRAFAFMDGIIDPPSSAHLLTVDTLRDKARQETGFVALDGDRIVGCVFALERADDFYVGKLAVAPDCQGQGIGRRLMRAIEILALDRGKAALELQTRIELTANHAAFARLGFHETGRTAHEGYARPTSITMRKVLS; encoded by the coding sequence TTGGAGCGGACCGTACCCCTTTCCATCGACCGCATTGCGGCCGATTTCAGCCGCTGGGACGAGGTGCTTGCCTTGATCATGCGTGCCTTCGCCTTCATGGACGGGATCATCGACCCGCCGTCCTCGGCCCACCTGCTCACCGTCGACACACTGCGCGACAAGGCACGACAGGAGACCGGTTTCGTGGCGCTCGACGGCGACAGGATCGTCGGTTGCGTCTTTGCTCTTGAGAGGGCCGACGACTTTTATGTCGGCAAGCTCGCCGTCGCCCCGGACTGCCAGGGGCAAGGCATCGGCCGGCGACTGATGCGGGCGATCGAGATTCTTGCGCTCGACCGCGGCAAGGCAGCGCTGGAGCTGCAGACGCGGATCGAGCTCACCGCCAATCACGCCGCCTTTGCCCGCCTCGGCTTTCACGAGACCGGCCGGACGGCGCATGAAGGCTACGCCAGGCCGACCTCGATCACCATGCGCAAGGTGCTTTCGTGA
- a CDS encoding molybdopterin biosynthesis protein MoeB produces MTTALTADEIERYARHIVLPEVGGAGQQKLKQARVLVIGAGGLGAPVLEYLAAAGVGTLGIVDDDTVSLSNLQRQVIHGTDTVGMLKTDSAKAAITRINPNTAVETHTVRLNTDNAPALIAGYDITVDGSDNFETRYTVADACANERKPLVHAAVGRFDGSVTVLKPFEDGRDGKPNPGYRDLFPEAPPPGLVPSCAEAGVLGALTGVIGTLQAMEAIKLITGIGEPLVGRLLLYDALAARFETIRYARR; encoded by the coding sequence ATGACCACCGCGCTCACCGCTGACGAGATCGAACGCTATGCCCGCCACATCGTGCTGCCCGAGGTCGGCGGCGCGGGCCAGCAGAAGCTCAAGCAAGCGCGGGTCCTGGTGATCGGCGCCGGCGGCCTGGGCGCGCCGGTGCTCGAATATCTTGCGGCGGCCGGCGTCGGCACGCTTGGCATCGTCGACGACGACACCGTGTCGCTCTCCAATTTGCAGCGCCAGGTCATCCACGGCACCGATACGGTCGGCATGCTGAAAACCGACAGCGCCAAGGCGGCAATCACCCGCATTAATCCCAACACGGCGGTCGAGACGCACACAGTCCGGCTGAACACGGACAACGCCCCTGCCCTGATCGCCGGCTATGACATCACCGTCGACGGGTCCGACAATTTCGAGACCCGTTATACGGTGGCCGATGCCTGTGCGAACGAGCGCAAACCGCTGGTGCATGCCGCCGTCGGCCGCTTCGACGGTTCGGTGACGGTGCTGAAGCCTTTCGAGGACGGCAGGGATGGCAAGCCGAACCCTGGCTATCGCGATCTCTTTCCCGAAGCCCCACCGCCTGGCCTGGTGCCATCCTGCGCCGAGGCCGGGGTGCTTGGCGCGCTGACCGGCGTCATCGGCACGCTGCAGGCGATGGAGGCGATCAAACTGATCACCGGCATCGGCGAGCCGCTGGTCGGCCGACTGCTGCTCTACGATGCGCTCGCCGCGCGCTTCGAAACGATCCGCTACGCCAGGCGCTGA
- a CDS encoding recombination protein F: MPGQTHISKLTLTNFRNYATLAIDLAPGAVVFSGDNGAGKTNLLEAISFLTPGRGLRRAPYADVAREGGDGGFALHARLDGPDGQIEIGTGISVGEGEGGRRVRINGATARSAEEMLEWLRVVWLTPAMDALFTGPAADRRRFLDRLVLAIDPGHGQRALDYEKAMRGRNRLLTEGSRDDRWFEAIETQMAETGVAIAAARAELVRLLAAMIDRLPDTGPFPQADISLSGDLEAEVSTAPAVDVEERFRRALAGGRDRDRAAGRTLEGPHRSDLLVRHRPKAMPAELCSTGEQKALLVGIVLSHARLTGEMSGMTPILLLDEIAAHLDGGRRAALFSILEELNCQAFMTGTDAALFSSLKGRAQFLTVDHGTVGPTEDA; encoded by the coding sequence TTGCCCGGACAAACCCATATAAGTAAGCTTACACTTACTAATTTCCGCAATTATGCGACGCTGGCGATCGATCTCGCCCCGGGCGCCGTGGTGTTTTCCGGCGACAACGGCGCGGGCAAGACCAATCTCCTCGAAGCGATTTCTTTTCTGACGCCCGGGCGCGGCCTGCGCCGTGCCCCTTACGCCGATGTCGCGCGCGAGGGCGGCGACGGCGGCTTTGCGCTGCACGCCCGGCTCGACGGACCCGACGGCCAGATCGAGATCGGCACGGGGATTTCGGTTGGCGAGGGCGAAGGCGGGCGGCGGGTTCGCATCAATGGCGCGACTGCCCGCTCGGCCGAGGAGATGCTGGAATGGCTGCGCGTCGTGTGGCTGACGCCGGCCATGGATGCGCTGTTCACCGGACCGGCCGCGGACCGCCGGCGCTTTCTCGACCGGCTGGTGCTGGCGATCGATCCGGGCCACGGCCAGCGCGCTCTCGATTACGAAAAGGCGATGCGCGGCCGTAATCGTCTGCTTACCGAGGGCTCGCGGGATGATCGCTGGTTCGAGGCGATCGAGACTCAGATGGCCGAAACCGGCGTCGCCATTGCGGCGGCGCGCGCCGAACTGGTGCGCCTGCTCGCCGCCATGATCGACAGGCTGCCCGACACGGGACCGTTCCCGCAGGCCGACATCAGCCTTTCGGGCGATCTGGAAGCCGAGGTTTCCACCGCGCCGGCGGTCGACGTCGAGGAGCGGTTCCGCCGGGCGCTTGCTGGTGGCCGCGATCGCGATCGCGCCGCGGGACGAACACTCGAAGGCCCGCACCGTTCCGATCTCCTGGTCAGGCACCGGCCCAAGGCGATGCCAGCCGAGCTTTGCTCGACCGGCGAGCAGAAGGCGCTGCTGGTCGGCATCGTCCTGTCGCATGCCCGGCTGACCGGCGAGATGTCGGGTATGACACCGATCCTGCTGCTCGACGAAATCGCCGCCCATCTCGACGGTGGGCGGCGGGCAGCACTGTTTTCGATCCTGGAGGAATTGAACTGTCAGGCGTTCATGACGGGGACCGATGCGGCGCTGTTTTCCAGCCTCAAGGGGCGTGCGCAATTCCTGACCGTCGACCACGGCACGGTTGGGCCAACCGAAGACGCCTGA
- a CDS encoding DNA polymerase III subunit beta: MRVILERSNLLKSLNHVHRVVERRNTIPILSNVLLSAEGASLEMKATDLDLEVTEATPAKVERGGATTVPAHLLYDIVRKLSDGAEVMLKTDEDGNAMTVTSGRSSFRLQCLPQSDFPELSAGSFSHIFRLDSVALKGLIEKTQFAISTEETRYYLNGIYLHTHEVGGKLKLRSVATDGHRLARAEIDAPAGSEGMPGIIIPRKTVSELQKLVDDPDVAVTTELSDTKIRFTIGSVVLTSKLIDGTFPDYQRVIPTGNDKKLILDRQSFAAAVDRVSTISSERGRAVKLSISEGQVTLAVNNPDSGSATEELAADYSSDPIEIGFNAKYLLDVAAQLTGTEAKFMLADAGSPTLIHDMADETALYVLMPMRV, from the coding sequence ATGCGTGTTATCCTGGAACGGTCAAATCTCCTGAAGTCGCTCAACCACGTCCACCGTGTGGTCGAACGGCGCAACACGATACCGATCCTGTCCAACGTGCTGCTCAGCGCCGAGGGCGCCAGCCTTGAAATGAAGGCGACCGACCTCGATCTGGAGGTGACGGAGGCGACGCCCGCCAAGGTCGAGCGCGGCGGGGCGACGACGGTTCCGGCGCATTTGCTCTACGACATCGTGCGCAAGCTCTCGGACGGCGCCGAGGTGATGCTGAAGACGGATGAGGACGGCAACGCCATGACGGTGACGTCGGGCCGCTCGAGCTTCCGCCTGCAGTGCCTGCCGCAATCCGACTTTCCCGAGCTTTCGGCCGGATCCTTCTCGCATATCTTCCGGCTCGACTCGGTTGCCTTGAAGGGGCTGATCGAGAAGACGCAGTTCGCCATTTCCACCGAGGAGACGCGCTATTATCTCAACGGCATCTACCTGCACACGCATGAGGTCGGCGGCAAGCTGAAGCTGCGCTCGGTGGCCACCGACGGCCACCGCCTGGCGCGGGCCGAAATCGACGCGCCGGCGGGTTCCGAGGGCATGCCGGGCATCATCATCCCGCGCAAGACAGTGAGCGAGTTGCAGAAGCTGGTCGATGATCCGGATGTCGCCGTGACCACCGAACTGTCCGACACCAAGATCCGCTTCACCATCGGCAGCGTGGTCCTGACCTCGAAGCTGATCGACGGCACCTTCCCGGATTATCAACGGGTCATTCCGACCGGCAATGACAAGAAGCTGATCCTCGACCGCCAGAGCTTTGCCGCGGCGGTCGATCGCGTCTCGACCATTTCCTCCGAACGCGGCCGTGCGGTGAAGCTTTCGATCAGCGAAGGCCAGGTGACGCTTGCGGTCAACAATCCGGATTCAGGCAGCGCCACCGAAGAACTGGCCGCCGACTATTCGTCCGACCCGATCGAGATCGGCTTCAACGCCAAATATCTGCTCGACGTCGCCGCTCAGTTGACCGGAACGGAAGCCAAATTCATGCTGGCCGATGCCGGTTCGCCGACGCTGATCCACGACATGGCCGACGAGACCGCACTTTACGTGCTGATGCCGATGCGGGTGTAG
- a CDS encoding chromosome replication initiator DnaA, whose product MAVSSDAEQKFDRVKTQLKARLGAEVYSSWFGRMKVAEASKGIVRISVPTAFLRSWINGHYLDLISELWKQEDADLLKIEIVVRTATRQGRSHVEPELAPARKMTRQTQTVLAAGTVSPGRVERPPVPRPGAAVETEFRHNVLGSPLDPRYTFGSFIEGPSNRVAFAAAKAVAESQSSAVRFNPLFLHATVGLGKTHLLQAIAAESLKQNPKSRVVYLTAEYFMWRFATAIRDNNALTLKEQLRDIDLLIIDDMQFLQGKSIQHEFCHLINMLLDSAKQVVVAADRPPSELESLEPRVRSRLNGGVALEMSAPDFAMRLGMLKLRLATARVDDASLDISDEILNHVARTVTGSGRELEGAFNQLLFRQSFEPQITIDRIDEILGHIYRTGEPKRVRIEDIQRIVARHYNVSKTELLSNRRTRTIVKPRQVAMYLSKVMTPRSLPEIGRRFGGRDHTTVLHAVRKIEDLSGNDNTLAQELELLRRLINDQA is encoded by the coding sequence ATGGCGGTCTCCAGCGACGCGGAACAGAAGTTCGACCGGGTCAAGACCCAGTTGAAGGCGCGCCTGGGGGCTGAAGTCTATTCGAGCTGGTTCGGCCGCATGAAGGTCGCGGAGGCATCCAAGGGCATTGTCCGCATCTCGGTGCCCACCGCGTTCCTGCGCTCGTGGATCAACGGCCACTATCTCGACCTCATCTCCGAACTGTGGAAGCAGGAGGATGCCGATCTCCTCAAGATCGAGATCGTGGTGCGTACGGCCACCCGCCAGGGGCGCAGCCATGTCGAGCCGGAACTGGCGCCGGCGCGCAAGATGACACGGCAGACACAGACGGTGCTGGCCGCCGGTACTGTGAGCCCTGGCAGGGTGGAACGGCCTCCCGTGCCGCGCCCGGGTGCTGCGGTCGAGACCGAGTTCCGCCACAACGTGCTGGGATCCCCGCTTGATCCCCGCTACACGTTCGGCTCCTTCATCGAAGGCCCGTCGAACCGGGTGGCCTTCGCCGCCGCCAAGGCCGTGGCGGAATCGCAGTCGAGCGCCGTGCGCTTCAACCCGCTTTTCCTGCACGCGACCGTGGGCCTCGGCAAGACCCACCTGCTGCAGGCCATCGCGGCGGAATCGCTGAAGCAGAACCCGAAATCCCGCGTCGTCTATCTCACCGCGGAATATTTCATGTGGCGCTTCGCCACCGCGATCCGCGACAACAATGCGCTGACGCTCAAGGAGCAGCTGCGCGACATCGACCTCTTGATCATCGACGACATGCAGTTCCTGCAGGGCAAGTCGATCCAGCATGAATTCTGCCATTTGATCAACATGCTGCTCGACAGCGCCAAGCAGGTCGTCGTCGCCGCCGACCGGCCGCCGTCCGAGCTGGAATCGCTCGAGCCGCGCGTCCGCTCGCGCCTCAATGGCGGCGTCGCGCTTGAAATGTCGGCGCCTGATTTCGCCATGCGCCTCGGCATGCTCAAACTGCGCCTGGCGACGGCCAGGGTCGACGACGCGTCGCTCGATATTTCCGACGAAATCCTCAACCACGTCGCCCGCACCGTGACCGGCAGCGGACGCGAACTGGAGGGCGCGTTCAATCAACTGCTGTTCCGCCAGTCGTTCGAGCCGCAGATCACCATCGACCGCATCGACGAGATCCTCGGCCACATCTATCGCACCGGCGAGCCGAAGCGGGTCCGCATCGAGGATATCCAGCGCATCGTGGCGCGCCACTACAACGTGTCCAAGACGGAATTGCTGTCCAACCGGCGCACGCGCACCATCGTCAAGCCGCGGCAGGTCGCCATGTACCTGTCCAAGGTGATGACGCCGCGCTCGCTGCCCGAAATCGGACGGCGCTTCGGCGGCCGCGATCACACCACGGTGCTGCACGCCGTGCGCAAGATCGAGGACCTTTCCGGCAACGACAACACGCTGGCCCAGGAACTCGAACTGCTGCGACGGCTGATCAACGACCAGGCCTGA
- a CDS encoding 30S ribosomal protein S20 has translation MANTSSAKKATRKIARRAAINKNRRSRVRTYVRQVEEALASGDKAAAQAAFKAAEPELMRAATKGVIHKNTASRKVSRLAARLKVLSA, from the coding sequence ATGGCCAACACATCCTCGGCCAAAAAGGCAACGCGCAAGATCGCCCGCCGCGCAGCGATCAACAAGAACCGCCGCTCGCGCGTGCGCACCTATGTCCGCCAGGTCGAGGAGGCACTCGCCTCCGGTGACAAGGCTGCCGCTCAGGCCGCATTCAAGGCCGCCGAGCCGGAATTGATGCGCGCCGCGACCAAGGGCGTGATCCACAAGAACACCGCGTCCCGCAAGGTGTCGCGTCTGGCCGCGCGCCTCAAGGTGCTGTCGGCCTGA
- a CDS encoding enoyl-CoA hydratase, which translates to MAYETIITETRGKVGLITLNRPKALNALNSQILAELVAAVNGFGADPGIGAMVLTGSDKAFAAGADIKEMQAISYVDAYSQDLFAGWEEFTRTRKPIIAAVAGYALGGGCELAMMCDFIIAADTAKFGQPEITLGVIPGMGGSQRLTRFVGKSKAMDMCLTGRMMDAAEAERSGLVSRVVPAADLVEEAVKAAAKIADFSLPSVMMAKEAVNRSYETTLAEGLRFERRLFHSLFALEDQKEGMAAFAEKRKPNFTNR; encoded by the coding sequence ATGGCCTATGAAACGATCATCACCGAGACGCGCGGCAAGGTCGGGCTGATCACGCTGAACCGGCCAAAGGCGCTTAATGCTCTGAATTCCCAGATCCTTGCTGAACTCGTCGCAGCCGTGAACGGTTTCGGCGCCGATCCTGGCATCGGCGCCATGGTTCTTACCGGTTCCGACAAGGCCTTCGCCGCTGGCGCCGACATCAAGGAGATGCAGGCAATCTCCTATGTGGACGCCTATAGCCAAGACCTCTTCGCGGGTTGGGAAGAGTTCACGCGCACGCGAAAGCCGATCATTGCGGCGGTGGCTGGCTATGCGCTCGGCGGCGGATGCGAGCTGGCCATGATGTGCGACTTCATCATTGCCGCCGACACGGCCAAATTCGGCCAGCCCGAAATCACGCTCGGCGTCATTCCCGGCATGGGCGGGTCGCAACGCCTGACCCGGTTCGTCGGCAAATCGAAGGCGATGGATATGTGCCTGACCGGACGGATGATGGATGCCGCGGAAGCCGAGCGCTCAGGCCTGGTGTCGCGGGTCGTGCCCGCCGCCGACCTTGTCGAGGAGGCGGTCAAGGCGGCGGCCAAGATCGCCGATTTCTCGCTGCCGTCGGTGATGATGGCGAAGGAAGCCGTCAACCGTTCCTATGAGACGACGTTGGCCGAGGGATTGCGGTTCGAGCGCCGTCTGTTCCACTCGCTTTTCGCGCTCGAAGACCAGAAGGAAGGCATGGCGGCCTTTGCCGAAAAGCGGAAACCGAATTTCACCAATCGGTAG
- a CDS encoding formamidopyrimidine-DNA glycosylase: MPELPEVETVRRGLQPVLEGARLTKVEARRPDLRFPFPERFAERLTGKTITALGRRAKYLTMHVQDGPVLICHLGMSGSFRIETEDDNETPGVFHHERSKSTTHDHVVFDVAAADGARSRVIFNDPRRFGFMLFAEGSPETHPMLAGLGVEPTGNALDGALLASLLKGRGSPLKAALLDQKLIAGLGNIYVSEALWRAGLSPLRAAGTIAKPGKKAREQSERLAEAIRSVISDAIAAGGSSLRDYVHTDGSLGYFQHSFAVYDREGEPCPKPGCRGHIERVVQSGRSTFYCRTCQS; the protein is encoded by the coding sequence ATGCCTGAGTTGCCCGAAGTCGAAACGGTGCGGCGTGGGTTGCAGCCGGTCCTGGAAGGTGCCCGCCTGACCAAGGTCGAGGCGCGGCGGCCGGATTTGCGCTTTCCCTTTCCCGAACGGTTTGCGGAACGGCTGACCGGCAAGACGATCACGGCGCTCGGCCGCCGGGCCAAATATCTGACCATGCATGTGCAGGACGGCCCGGTGCTGATCTGCCATCTCGGCATGTCGGGCTCGTTTCGCATCGAGACCGAAGACGATAACGAGACACCGGGCGTGTTCCACCACGAACGCTCGAAAAGCACGACCCACGACCATGTCGTGTTCGATGTCGCCGCCGCCGACGGCGCCCGGTCCCGCGTGATCTTCAACGACCCGCGCCGCTTCGGTTTCATGCTGTTTGCGGAAGGATCGCCGGAGACGCATCCGATGCTGGCCGGACTGGGCGTCGAGCCTACGGGCAACGCGCTGGACGGCGCGCTGCTCGCCTCGCTGCTGAAGGGCCGCGGATCACCGCTGAAGGCAGCACTTCTTGACCAGAAGCTGATCGCGGGGCTTGGCAATATTTACGTGTCGGAAGCGCTTTGGCGCGCCGGCCTGTCGCCCTTGCGCGCGGCGGGCACCATCGCCAAGCCGGGCAAGAAGGCCAGGGAGCAAAGCGAACGCCTGGCCGAGGCGATCCGCTCGGTCATATCAGATGCCATCGCCGCCGGCGGGTCGTCGCTGCGCGATTACGTGCATACCGACGGATCGCTGGGCTACTTCCAGCATTCCTTTGCCGTCTACGACCGCGAGGGCGAGCCCTGCCCGAAGCCCGGCTGCCGCGGCCATATCGAGCGTGTCGTGCAGAGCGGACGCTCGACCTTCTATTGCCGGACGTGTCAGAGCTGA
- a CDS encoding phosphopentomutase, translated as MARAFLFVLDSFGVGGAADAERYGDAGANTLAHIAEACAEGRADRERLRQGPLFVPHMASLGLGKAAETATGLAFAHFGTDLAANAFHGAAQEVSSGKDTPSGHWEIAGLPVRFDWGYFPDTVPAFPADLTAAMIREGEVSGILGNCHASGTEIIERFGEEHIRTGKPICYTSVDSVLQIAAHEVHFGLERLYEFCQVVRRLVDPLRIGRVIARPFVGETAGTFQRTYNRHDYAVPPPEPTLLDRLTARGSRVIAVGKIGDIFAHRGVSEVRKAAGNMAMFDKALGAMDDAGDGDLVFANFVDFDTEFGHRRDVAGYAAALEAFDRRLPEAFAKLRQGDLLILTADHGNDPTWRGTDHTRERIPVIGMGPGLTGGDIGLRTTFADIGETVAEHLGLAPGRHGTSFHAMIGGHA; from the coding sequence ATGGCGCGTGCTTTCCTCTTTGTCCTGGATTCCTTCGGCGTCGGCGGCGCGGCCGACGCCGAACGCTATGGTGACGCCGGCGCCAACACGCTTGCGCACATCGCCGAAGCTTGCGCCGAAGGGCGCGCGGATCGCGAGCGGCTTCGTCAGGGGCCGCTGTTTGTCCCGCACATGGCATCTCTCGGGCTCGGCAAGGCAGCCGAGACGGCGACAGGATTGGCTTTTGCCCATTTCGGGACGGATCTGGCCGCCAATGCCTTCCATGGCGCGGCGCAGGAAGTTTCGAGCGGCAAGGACACCCCTTCCGGTCACTGGGAGATCGCAGGCCTGCCGGTTCGCTTCGACTGGGGTTATTTCCCGGATACGGTTCCCGCCTTTCCGGCAGATCTGACCGCGGCGATGATCCGCGAGGGCGAGGTTTCAGGTATTCTCGGCAACTGCCATGCGTCCGGCACCGAGATCATCGAACGCTTCGGCGAGGAACACATCCGCACCGGCAAGCCGATCTGTTACACCTCCGTCGACTCGGTCCTGCAGATCGCCGCGCATGAAGTCCATTTCGGGTTGGAACGGCTTTATGAATTCTGTCAGGTGGTGCGCCGGCTGGTCGATCCGCTGAGGATCGGGCGCGTGATCGCACGGCCGTTCGTCGGCGAGACCGCCGGCACCTTCCAGCGGACCTACAACCGCCATGACTACGCCGTGCCGCCGCCGGAGCCGACCTTGCTCGACCGGCTGACGGCGCGGGGAAGCCGCGTCATCGCCGTCGGCAAGATCGGCGACATCTTCGCCCATCGCGGGGTTTCGGAAGTGCGCAAGGCGGCCGGCAACATGGCCATGTTCGACAAGGCGCTCGGTGCGATGGATGATGCCGGCGACGGCGATCTCGTCTTTGCCAATTTTGTCGATTTCGACACCGAATTCGGCCATCGCCGCGATGTCGCCGGCTATGCCGCCGCGCTCGAGGCCTTCGACCGGCGGCTGCCGGAAGCATTCGCAAAACTGCGGCAGGGCGACCTTCTCATCCTGACGGCCGACCACGGCAATGATCCGACCTGGCGAGGGACCGATCATACGCGTGAACGTATCCCGGTGATCGGCATGGGACCGGGTTTGACAGGTGGCGACATCGGACTGAGAACGACATTCGCCGATATTGGCGAGACCGTCGCCGAACACCTCGGCCTGGCGCCCGGCCGCCACGGCACCTCTTTCCATGCGATGATTGGTGGCCATGCCTGA
- a CDS encoding phosphonate ABC transporter substrate-binding protein has product MNAALKACAAVVAVHGALWCGPARADWRDDIGTFRIGIVAEPGAGNTVPGLALLTQSFTNALGMKVEFVVARDYAALIEAQANARIEYAIYSATAYATALQRCGCIEPLVAPVDSDGAAGIRSVLLTRDGKLSGLGAIETQRIAMPPPDSVGGSLLPLAELAAEHVKITEDSPFLVHADSASAAEKMLFDGQVDALFGWVTATADGQPLLSDGTQARLELAGLSPSTFQVIWTSGLLRYGPHAVRSDLDPEAKRRLTVFLTNLKSTTPDVYDLLESKHSGGFLTVSPKDYSAAEAIVRLVSADGGQQ; this is encoded by the coding sequence ATGAACGCTGCGCTGAAGGCATGTGCTGCCGTGGTGGCCGTGCATGGCGCCCTCTGGTGTGGTCCGGCGCGGGCCGACTGGCGCGATGATATCGGCACATTTCGCATTGGCATCGTCGCCGAGCCTGGCGCCGGCAACACCGTTCCGGGGCTGGCGCTGTTGACGCAATCCTTTACCAATGCGCTTGGCATGAAGGTGGAGTTCGTCGTTGCGCGCGACTATGCGGCACTGATCGAGGCGCAGGCCAACGCCCGGATCGAGTACGCCATCTATTCGGCAACGGCCTACGCCACGGCGCTGCAGCGTTGCGGATGCATCGAGCCGCTTGTGGCACCGGTTGATTCCGATGGCGCGGCCGGCATCCGCTCCGTGCTGCTGACCAGGGACGGCAAGCTGTCTGGCCTGGGCGCGATTGAGACGCAGCGGATCGCCATGCCGCCGCCGGACAGCGTCGGGGGCTCGCTTCTGCCGCTGGCGGAACTGGCCGCCGAACACGTCAAGATCACCGAAGATTCACCGTTTCTGGTTCATGCCGATTCAGCGTCGGCGGCGGAAAAAATGCTCTTCGATGGTCAGGTCGACGCCTTATTCGGTTGGGTGACGGCGACGGCCGACGGCCAGCCTCTATTGTCTGATGGCACGCAGGCAAGGCTCGAATTGGCCGGCCTTTCGCCGTCGACGTTCCAGGTCATTTGGACGTCCGGCTTGCTGAGATACGGTCCCCATGCCGTGCGCAGTGATCTCGACCCGGAAGCCAAGCGCCGGCTGACCGTGTTCCTCACCAACCTCAAATCGACGACGCCGGATGTCTACGATCTCCTGGAATCGAAACACTCTGGCGGCTTTTTGACCGTGTCCCCAAAGGATTATTCGGCGGCGGAAGCCATCGTGCGCCTGGTGTCGGCCGACGGTGGGCAGCAGTAA